One part of the Nitrospinota bacterium genome encodes these proteins:
- the waaF gene encoding lipopolysaccharide heptosyltransferase II, which translates to MADMAAPRKLLAVMPNWLGDCVMALPALYGMKKAFPELSMSIAVKSAFMELGSLLPDVAATHPSDDLSAIGGIRNGRYDTALILPNSFNSAWRSMMMGSPRRIGYAGELRSILLTHAAPRPPKHSLHQQDYYANLVKAFFPKVEAIPAKLVIPDKANDEAASLLPVSGKPLVGIGFGASYGSAKMWPAEKFAELIDRLSGQADVVLIGAASDKELEARTKAHAKSRPLSLVGRTGLATLAAALSRLSLYITNDTGPMHLASALGVPVVAIFGPTSPEETMPLGDNVTVIYHKADCAPCWERVCPEDHRCMASVTVDEVYGAAGKVLNKG; encoded by the coding sequence ATGGCTGACATGGCCGCACCCCGAAAACTGCTGGCGGTGATGCCAAACTGGCTGGGAGATTGCGTCATGGCGCTGCCCGCCCTGTACGGAATGAAAAAAGCGTTCCCGGAACTTTCCATGTCCATCGCGGTGAAGTCCGCATTCATGGAGTTAGGTTCGCTCCTGCCTGATGTGGCCGCCACGCACCCATCGGATGACTTAAGCGCGATTGGGGGAATAAGGAATGGGAGGTATGACACGGCGCTTATACTGCCAAACTCGTTCAACTCCGCCTGGCGCTCCATGATGATGGGCTCACCCCGGAGGATAGGGTATGCGGGTGAATTGCGCTCCATCCTCCTCACCCACGCCGCCCCGCGCCCGCCAAAACATTCGCTCCACCAGCAGGATTATTACGCCAACCTGGTCAAAGCATTTTTCCCCAAAGTGGAAGCTATCCCGGCAAAACTTGTGATTCCAGACAAAGCAAATGATGAAGCGGCCTCGCTATTGCCGGTTTCCGGAAAGCCTCTGGTGGGGATAGGATTCGGCGCAAGTTACGGCTCGGCGAAAATGTGGCCGGCTGAAAAATTCGCGGAGCTGATCGACCGGCTATCCGGGCAGGCGGACGTGGTATTGATAGGGGCCGCATCGGACAAGGAGTTGGAAGCGCGGACAAAAGCCCACGCAAAATCCCGCCCGTTATCCCTCGTGGGAAGGACGGGGCTCGCCACGCTGGCGGCGGCGCTGTCCCGCCTGTCGCTGTACATCACAAACGACACCGGGCCGATGCATCTTGCCTCCGCCCTCGGAGTCCCCGTGGTGGCCATATTCGGCCCCACATCGCCGGAGGAGACCATGCCGCTGGGCGATAACGTGACCGTGATTTATCACAAGGCCGATTGCGCCCCTTGCTGGGAGAGAGTCTGCCCGGAGGACCACAGGTGCATGGCGTCGGTGACGGTGGACGAAGTTTACGGCGCCGCCGGAAAAGTCCTTAACAAAGGTTAA
- a CDS encoding heme-binding domain-containing protein, translated as MTAASFQKVVSSIPAALALVAALAHVSFAHGGKQHDEEKKTPAPAQSVKADDTLTQISERYVKEVLPVFKRACFNCHSSQPVFPWYYAIPGVKQLINHDIREAREHMDMTAGFPFKGHGKPKEDLAAIIKSMEKGTMPPLRYRILHGNEALSQAEREIIKKWAADGLALMERKR; from the coding sequence ATGACCGCCGCTTCTTTCCAGAAAGTTGTGTCATCCATTCCAGCCGCGCTCGCGCTTGTGGCCGCGCTTGCCCATGTGTCCTTCGCGCATGGCGGCAAACAGCACGATGAAGAAAAGAAAACGCCCGCCCCGGCCCAAAGCGTCAAGGCAGATGACACGCTAACGCAAATCAGTGAACGTTATGTGAAGGAGGTTTTGCCGGTCTTCAAGCGCGCCTGTTTTAACTGCCACTCGTCGCAGCCGGTGTTCCCGTGGTATTACGCCATCCCCGGCGTTAAGCAGCTTATCAACCATGATATCCGCGAAGCCCGGGAGCATATGGACATGACGGCCGGTTTCCCTTTCAAGGGGCATGGCAAACCGAAAGAGGATCTGGCGGCGATAATTAAATCGATGGAAAAAGGGACCATGCCGCCGTTGCGCTACCGGATATTGCACGGCAATGAAGCCCTAAGCCAGGCCGAAAGGGAAATCATAAAAAAATGGGCCGCCGACGGGCTGGCGCTTATGGAGCGGAAACGTTAA